The Myxococcales bacterium genome has a segment encoding these proteins:
- a CDS encoding DNA recombination/repair protein RecA, with the protein MATWSSALAAHLVPARVLERREAESGGKLGTGMAAVDDVLGGGWPRGALSELAGPRGSGRTTLLCLAIAQALAAGEAAALIDVGGGLDPRWAQTLGVPLERLLWVRCHDSQALPAADLVLSAGGFGLLAIDFGDLPVRVPTAAWQRLKRTATVQRTAVVLSSPFRPQGLQARVGLRLDPGRPVFRAHPEASPLLLEVHTRLHLERAVQGAGLDPANTFRPLPLAWPRHPPHQVAA; encoded by the coding sequence ATGGCAACTTGGTCTTCGGCCCTCGCCGCGCACTTGGTCCCGGCGCGGGTCTTGGAGCGACGAGAAGCGGAATCGGGAGGAAAGCTGGGCACGGGCATGGCGGCGGTGGATGACGTTTTGGGAGGCGGATGGCCTCGGGGGGCGTTGAGTGAGCTGGCAGGGCCTCGGGGGAGCGGCCGAACCACGTTGCTATGTTTGGCGATAGCCCAGGCTCTTGCGGCGGGGGAGGCGGCCGCCCTGATCGATGTGGGCGGAGGCCTGGATCCACGCTGGGCACAAACGCTGGGTGTGCCGCTCGAGCGTCTGTTGTGGGTGCGTTGCCACGATAGCCAGGCACTCCCTGCGGCCGATCTGGTGCTCTCGGCGGGAGGGTTTGGGTTGCTGGCAATCGATTTCGGGGATCTCCCCGTACGGGTGCCCACGGCCGCCTGGCAGCGGCTCAAGCGCACGGCCACCGTCCAACGTACGGCCGTCGTGCTCAGCAGCCCGTTTCGCCCACAGGGGCTGCAGGCCCGTGTCGGACTGAGGCTCGATCCGGGCAGACCGGTGTTTCGAGCACATCCCGAAGCCTCCCCCCTTCTGCTCGAGGTGCACACGCGGCTTCACCTCGAGCGGGCCGTCCAGGGAGCGGGTCTGGATCCTGCCAACACCTTCAGGCCCCTGCCCCTTGCGTGGCCACGCCACCCTCCGCACCAGGTGGCGGCATGA
- a CDS encoding OmpA family protein, whose translation MRAGLSRRRLFPVNVWPPFVDAVTLVLAAVVLLMLIALVAQHRLVSRLRAADAALTHLKEEKARIERRLRALAPRGVVDIEGDKVILQGEVLFDSGADALRPEGEQLMQQMGEALARLLEAEPNQMALIGGHTDDKPIRPGRFASNWDLSTARALAVTRVLMAAGVPADRVVAAGFGEHHPRASNADDAGRRLNRRIEVLLVPITTVASR comes from the coding sequence GTGAGAGCCGGCCTGTCGCGCCGCCGCCTGTTCCCCGTCAACGTTTGGCCGCCCTTCGTCGATGCGGTTACCCTGGTGTTGGCGGCGGTGGTGCTGCTGATGTTGATCGCACTCGTGGCGCAACATCGCTTGGTCAGCCGCCTCCGCGCCGCCGATGCGGCACTCACTCACCTCAAGGAAGAGAAGGCCCGCATCGAGCGCCGGCTGCGGGCGCTGGCCCCACGGGGGGTGGTGGACATCGAAGGCGACAAGGTGATCCTGCAGGGTGAGGTGCTCTTCGATTCCGGGGCGGACGCTCTGCGCCCCGAAGGCGAGCAGTTGATGCAGCAGATGGGTGAGGCCCTCGCCCGCCTGCTCGAGGCCGAGCCGAACCAGATGGCCCTCATCGGAGGCCACACCGATGACAAGCCCATTCGCCCGGGGCGATTTGCCAGCAACTGGGATCTCTCCACCGCCCGGGCGCTCGCCGTCACGCGGGTGCTGATGGCGGCGGGGGTGCCCGCCGATCGTGTGGTGGCGGCAGGCTTCGGCGAGCACCATCCGCGCGCGTCGAACGCCGACGATGCGGGCCGCCGTCTGAACCGCCGCATCGAGGTTTTGCTGGTTCCCATCACCACCGTAGCGTCGCGATGA